Proteins from a genomic interval of Plasmodium reichenowi strain SY57 chromosome 11, whole genome shotgun sequence:
- a CDS encoding pre-mRNA-splicing factor 38A, putative, giving the protein MANRTDASAIKNFGSNPQYLISNIIRSKIYDSPYWKEKCFALTSESIIDQAINLKYVGGTYGGNRKPTRFLCLILKLLQIQPDKDIIYEYIKNEDFVYLRALGIFYLRLIGKSLEVYNHLEPILFDYRKIRMRLQNGTFEKIYMDVFVDNCLILNNFLDVDFPTLTKRQVLEENNLLERKNLEYYKALLNISSDNELFENNEDTTHNKNKDINKNKNEYKQRDMLERYKKINKYSSEDDHNYYHKKEGNYDKNKKHNKMYNRKYNNKYDNEERHHHSDYSSDMDRKSRKKEKKRTHSKHDHKKKKEKRKYSSDSKNSFTSSEYSVQNKKEEHDKKKKKLFFLKKQKKKNYHSSSQSNHNYDENKKDELSIDKWNEIRKELGMKPLK; this is encoded by the exons ATGGCTAACCGCACTGATGCCAGTgctataaaaaattttggATCCAATCCACAGTACTTAAtatcaaatataataagaagtaaaatatatgatagCCCATATTGGAAGGAAAAATGTTTTGCCCTGacat cCGAATCCATCATTGACCAAGCcataaatttaaaatacGTAGGTGGTACCTACGGGGGTAATAGAAAGCCTACACGTTTTTTATGCTTAATTTTAAAACTGTTACAAATTCAACCTgataaagatataatatatgaatatataaaaaatgaagacTTTGTATATTTAAGAGCACTAggtatattttatttaagaTTAATAGGGAAGAGCTTAGAAGTATATAATCATTTAGAACCCATATTATTTGATTATAGGAAAATTAGAATGAGATTACAAAATGGTacttttgaaaaaatatatatggacGTATTTGTTGATAAttgtttaattttaaataattttctaGATGTGGATTTTCCAACATTGACCAAGAGACAAGTGttagaagaaaataatttattagaaagaaaaaatttgGAATATTACAAAGCTTTATTAAACATTTCTTCAGATAATGAACTGTTTGAGAATAACGAAGATACAacacataataaaaataaggatattaacaaaaataagAATGAATATAAACAAAGGGATATGTTagaaagatataaaaaaattaataaatattcgTCGGAAGACgatcataattattatcataaaaagGAAGGAAATTATGACAAGAACAAAAAACAcaataaaatgtataaccgcaaatataataataagtatgataatgaagaaaGACATCATCATTCTGATTATAGTAGTGATATGGATAGAAAAAGtagaaagaaagaaaaaaaaagaacacATTCCAAACAtgatcataaaaaaaaaaaagaaaaacgAAAATACTCATCGGACAGTAAAAATTCTTTTACAAGTTCAGAATATAGTgttcaaaataaaaaagaagaacatgataaaaaaaaaaaaaagttattctttttaaaaaaacaaaaaaaaaaaaattatcattcAAGTTCTCAAAGTAATCATAActatgatgaaaataaaaaggatgAATTGTCTATTGATAAATGGAATGAAATTAGGAAGGAGTTGGGTATGAAACCTcttaaataa
- a CDS encoding mitochondrial ribosomal protein L2 precursor has product MNGLQFLLRINKNIIRRFSSLYSPNIKKNVPDYIDFETFYPKKEIKPDIMTAFTMAKQQRLEKLLENNPLVLYKGRVIKKLSCPRIKNSGRNNVGKITVRHRGGGHAQRLRFIDFKRSRKDIYSTVLRIEYDPSRSAHIALIQYEDGVLSYILAPLLLRPGDKIIASKYANINPGNSLPLQNIPVGSIIHNIEMRPGAGGQLIRAAGTYATIISKDNEYATIKLKSTEIRKFPLQCWATIGQVSNLERHMRILGKAGVNRWLGKRPVVRGVAMNPSKHPHGGGTSKKHTKRPKCSLWGICRDGYKTRSKKKPLGLIIRRNICGRLQKKYGVKS; this is encoded by the coding sequence atgAACGGATTGCAGTTTTTATTAcgaattaataaaaatattataagaCGATTTTCAAGTTTGTATTCTCCaaatataaagaagaaTGTGCCTGATTATATAGATTTCGAAACATTTTACCctaaaaaagaaataaagCCAGATATTATGACAGCTTTTACTATGGCCAAACAACAACGATTAGAGAAGCTGTTGGAAAATAATCCTTTGGTATTATACAAGGGTAGggttataaaaaaattgtcATGTCcaagaataaaaaattcagGAAGAAATAATGTAGGAAAAATAACTGTTCGTCATAGAGGTGGAGGTCATGCGCAGAGATTACGATTTATTGATTTTAAAAGATCAagaaaagatatatatagcACTGTATTACGAATAGAATATGACCCATCTCGAAGTGCACATATAGCATTGATTCAATATGAGGATGGtgtattatcatatatattagcTCCTCTTTTATTAAGACCAGGAGATAAAATTATAGCAAGCAAGTATGCAAATATTAACCCTGGAAATTCTTTACCATTACAAAATATACCTGTCGGAAgtattattcataatattgAAATGAGACCAGGAGCAGGGGGGCAGTTAATAAGGGCAGCCGGTACATACGCTACAATAATTAGTAAAGACAATGAATATGCAActattaaattaaaatcTACTGAGATTAGAAAATTTCCTTTACAATGTTGGGCAACAATTGGACAAGTCTCCAATTTAGAAAGACATATGAGGATTTTAGGAAAAGCAGGGGTTAATAGGTGGTTAGGAAAAAGACCAGTCGTTAGAGGAGTTGCTATGAACCCTTCAAAACATCCACATGGAGGAGGTACTAGTAAGAAACACACCAAAAGACCTAAGTGTTCCTTATGGGGCATATGTAGAGATGGATATAAAACAAGgagtaaaaaaaaacctCTTGGATTAA